The proteins below are encoded in one region of Flavobacterium nackdongense:
- a CDS encoding glycoside hydrolase family 10 protein → MSIFLLLSCTRVNADIRLSAAPVPAIKGVWVTNVASDALDSRAKITETVALCKKSGITDIYVVCWNRGRTLYQSKIMKSIFNLPIMERFGSRDPLQEMIEEGHKAGMRVHAWFEFGFASSYGENGGAILKKFPDWKAIDNKGNLVSKNGFEWMNAMHPEVQNFILSLVLEVVQNYDVDGIQGDDRLPAMPSLGGYDKYTLALYKKEHQGNLPPNDYKNADWLTWRADKLTFFLGKLYKEVKAIKPKMIVSMAPSIHPWAKEEYLQDWPTWLAKGYCDYVIPQVYRKTIESYTSTLESQLKYLPANQKSKFFSGVLLQVNGVNPSPEFLKAMIEANRKLGIQGESFFFYEGLKAFPDYFSKEYIKK, encoded by the coding sequence TTGTCAATTTTTCTTTTGCTCTCTTGTACTAGAGTCAATGCGGATATTCGATTGAGTGCTGCTCCCGTACCTGCCATAAAAGGAGTTTGGGTTACGAATGTGGCTTCGGACGCTTTAGATTCAAGAGCGAAAATTACAGAAACGGTTGCTCTTTGTAAAAAATCAGGAATTACCGATATTTATGTGGTTTGTTGGAATAGGGGGCGCACTTTGTACCAGAGCAAAATCATGAAATCCATTTTCAATCTACCTATAATGGAGCGTTTCGGAAGCAGAGACCCTTTGCAAGAAATGATTGAAGAAGGACATAAAGCAGGTATGCGAGTTCATGCTTGGTTTGAGTTTGGTTTCGCTTCCTCTTATGGTGAAAATGGCGGTGCTATCCTAAAAAAATTTCCAGACTGGAAAGCGATTGACAACAAAGGGAATTTGGTTTCAAAAAATGGTTTTGAATGGATGAATGCAATGCATCCTGAGGTTCAAAATTTTATTCTGTCCTTGGTTCTTGAAGTGGTTCAAAATTATGATGTCGATGGTATTCAAGGGGACGATCGTTTGCCAGCCATGCCTTCACTAGGTGGTTACGATAAATACACTCTCGCTTTATACAAAAAGGAACATCAAGGAAATCTTCCTCCCAATGATTATAAAAATGCGGATTGGCTTACTTGGAGAGCCGATAAATTAACGTTTTTCTTAGGGAAATTGTATAAAGAGGTCAAAGCAATCAAGCCCAAGATGATAGTGAGTATGGCACCTAGTATCCATCCTTGGGCCAAAGAAGAATACCTGCAAGATTGGCCTACTTGGCTAGCAAAAGGCTACTGCGATTACGTCATTCCGCAAGTGTATCGAAAAACGATCGAAAGTTATACCAGCACGCTTGAGTCCCAACTGAAATATCTTCCTGCGAATCAAAAAAGCAAATTCTTTTCGGGAGTGCTTCTTCAGGTTAATGGTGTCAATCCAAGTCCAGAATTTCTCAAAGCGATGATTGAAGCCAATCGAAAATTAGGCATTCAAGGAGAGTCTTTCTTTTTCTATGAAGGACTGAAAGCGTTTCCGGACTATTTTTCAAAGGAATACATTAAAAAATAG
- a CDS encoding DUF5009 domain-containing protein has product MKKRALALDALRGIAIIGMILSGQMNLTHLPAWMAHAQVPPNASFDPSIFGITWVDLVFPFFLFAMGAAFPFSLGTKIDKGENKYRLCWDSFVRAIQLVFFAIFLQHMKPFVISSSVDSASCFISLFAFGLMFLMFANDIIPFFSKFKYGTWGVKLAAFFMGFILMYNLEYTGKKTTDFDLYFSDIIIIVLANMAFFASVIYIFTYKKPNYRLLVLPFVMAVFLAAANPGWVKLVYDFTPAPWAYSFYYLKYLFIVIPGSLAGEYLYQWINSDSNELSETSNRQAYLMAFTALALIVSNVIFLFTRQLELNLFLTIILLGSGYFILKSNSSSFGVFWKNLFTVGAYCLLLGLIFEAYEGGIRKDQSTYSYYFVTSGLAFFALLFFSVICDYFKNIKSTKFLVLAGQNPMIAYVATALVVMPILTLLRLTNYFDVFKTGAFMGFLQGVLLTTLAIIITMYFSKIKWFWRT; this is encoded by the coding sequence ATGAAGAAAAGAGCTTTAGCCTTAGATGCCTTACGAGGAATCGCCATCATCGGCATGATTCTTTCGGGTCAAATGAATCTCACTCATTTGCCTGCTTGGATGGCGCACGCGCAAGTTCCACCGAATGCCTCTTTTGATCCTTCTATTTTTGGGATTACCTGGGTCGATTTGGTTTTTCCTTTTTTTCTTTTTGCTATGGGAGCAGCTTTTCCGTTTTCTTTGGGAACCAAAATAGATAAGGGAGAAAATAAATACAGACTTTGTTGGGATTCTTTTGTTAGAGCGATTCAATTGGTGTTTTTTGCCATCTTTTTACAGCATATGAAACCCTTTGTAATAAGCAGTTCGGTGGATTCGGCTTCCTGTTTCATCTCGCTTTTTGCCTTTGGATTAATGTTTTTAATGTTTGCCAATGATATCATTCCTTTTTTTAGCAAATTCAAATATGGGACTTGGGGAGTTAAATTAGCCGCATTTTTTATGGGTTTTATACTAATGTACAATTTGGAATATACCGGAAAAAAAACAACCGATTTTGATCTTTATTTTAGTGATATTATTATTATCGTTTTGGCAAATATGGCCTTTTTTGCTAGTGTCATTTATATTTTTACCTACAAAAAACCGAACTATCGATTGCTCGTGCTTCCTTTTGTAATGGCAGTATTCTTGGCTGCTGCCAATCCGGGTTGGGTAAAATTAGTGTATGATTTTACGCCGGCACCTTGGGCATACTCTTTTTATTATCTCAAATATTTATTTATAGTTATTCCAGGAAGTTTGGCTGGGGAATATTTGTACCAATGGATCAATTCCGATTCAAATGAGCTTTCTGAAACATCCAATAGGCAGGCGTATTTGATGGCTTTTACAGCATTGGCGCTTATTGTTAGCAATGTAATTTTCTTATTCACACGCCAACTTGAACTCAATCTCTTTTTGACAATCATTTTATTGGGGAGCGGTTATTTTATTTTAAAATCAAATTCCTCGAGTTTTGGTGTTTTTTGGAAAAACCTTTTTACCGTGGGGGCCTATTGTTTGCTGCTGGGCTTGATTTTCGAAGCTTATGAAGGCGGAATCAGAAAAGATCAATCTACGTATAGTTACTATTTCGTAACTTCGGGATTGGCCTTTTTTGCACTACTCTTCTTTTCGGTAATCTGTGATTATTTCAAAAATATAAAATCGACCAAATTCTTAGTATTGGCGGGACAAAACCCAATGATAGCATATGTTGCCACTGCTTTGGTAGTGATGCCAATTTTGACTTTACTACGCCTTACCAATTATTTTGATGTTTTTAAAACTGGGGCTTTTATGGGCTTTTTGCAAGGAGTACTGCTGACCACATTAGCGATTATAATAACAATGTATTTCTCTAAAATCAAATGGTTTTGGAGAACTTAA
- a CDS encoding FAD-dependent oxidoreductase, producing MKINILVFFLFLMGYSQNHSKKEVDVLIIGGSTSGTSAGITAARLGVKTLIVEETPWIGGMFTAQGVGACDGNHNLPSGIWNEFREALRAHYGGAQALETGWVSNTLFEPSVGNMIFNRMAAKEKNLEIIHGFFITEIVKVGNHVKGAIFKNEQGKTLEVVAKVTIDATDIGESLKMAGAAYRLGMDSKTETLEANAPQQPNDIVQDLTWVAVLKDFGPNADKTIAKPSNYNPENFKGSCVETVDNIKIDCNKMLTYGKLPNNKYMINWPTKGNDIYLNVVEMSREDRNAALLKARNYSLQFVYYIQNELGYKNLGLADDEFRTTDLLAYAPYHREGRRLKGVSFFTYNHVAEPYNQKESLYKTGISVGDYPVDHHHKQNPNAPDLGFPPVPSYSIPLGALIPEKVNGFVVSDKAISVSNLINGATRLQPVVLLTGQAAGTLAALSVKENKEVREVSIRKVQQSLLGQKAYIAPLFDIKPTDADFETIQKITATGILKTKGENYKWANRTWFSPSATMTIEEFTEGLHQFDSKIIVQKKQELLTELEAVKILKQAGGKFVAKSKFSKKAITKRELAKLIEESLHPFDREIDFSGNLKK from the coding sequence ATGAAAATTAATATTCTAGTTTTCTTTTTATTCCTAATGGGATATTCTCAGAATCACTCCAAGAAAGAAGTCGATGTATTGATCATAGGCGGTTCTACTAGCGGAACTTCTGCTGGGATTACGGCTGCTCGACTTGGTGTGAAAACGCTAATTGTCGAAGAAACGCCTTGGATTGGCGGGATGTTTACCGCTCAAGGTGTGGGCGCTTGTGATGGAAACCACAATCTGCCTTCCGGTATTTGGAATGAATTCAGAGAAGCATTACGAGCTCATTATGGCGGGGCACAGGCATTGGAAACAGGTTGGGTGAGCAACACCCTTTTCGAACCCTCAGTAGGGAATATGATTTTCAATCGAATGGCTGCGAAAGAAAAAAACTTAGAAATTATTCACGGTTTTTTCATTACAGAAATAGTAAAGGTTGGAAACCATGTTAAAGGAGCCATTTTCAAAAATGAGCAAGGTAAAACACTTGAAGTAGTCGCTAAAGTAACCATCGATGCAACAGATATTGGCGAAAGCTTAAAAATGGCTGGTGCAGCCTACCGTTTGGGAATGGATTCGAAAACGGAAACTCTGGAAGCCAACGCACCCCAACAACCCAACGACATCGTTCAAGATTTGACTTGGGTGGCAGTTTTGAAAGATTTCGGCCCAAATGCAGATAAAACTATCGCAAAACCAAGTAATTATAATCCCGAAAATTTTAAAGGTTCTTGTGTTGAAACCGTAGATAATATCAAAATTGATTGCAACAAAATGTTGACCTATGGTAAATTACCCAACAATAAATACATGATCAATTGGCCTACCAAAGGAAATGATATTTATTTGAATGTGGTCGAAATGTCAAGAGAGGATCGAAATGCAGCACTTCTCAAAGCAAGAAATTATTCCTTACAATTTGTTTATTATATCCAAAATGAGTTAGGTTATAAAAATTTAGGTTTAGCAGATGACGAGTTTAGAACCACCGATTTATTAGCTTATGCACCCTATCATCGTGAAGGGCGAAGACTCAAAGGAGTATCTTTTTTTACTTATAATCATGTAGCCGAACCCTATAATCAGAAGGAGTCTTTGTATAAAACGGGTATTTCGGTGGGCGATTATCCCGTAGATCACCATCACAAACAAAACCCCAATGCCCCAGATTTAGGTTTTCCTCCAGTACCTTCTTATTCGATTCCTTTAGGAGCCTTGATTCCCGAAAAGGTAAACGGATTTGTTGTTTCAGACAAAGCGATTTCGGTTTCTAATTTGATTAACGGTGCCACACGTTTGCAACCCGTGGTGTTGCTCACAGGCCAAGCCGCAGGAACATTGGCCGCGTTGAGTGTAAAGGAGAATAAAGAAGTTCGAGAAGTTTCGATTCGTAAAGTACAACAATCTCTTTTAGGTCAAAAAGCGTATATCGCTCCTCTTTTCGATATAAAACCAACCGATGCCGATTTTGAAACAATTCAAAAAATTACTGCAACAGGGATTTTAAAAACAAAAGGCGAAAACTACAAATGGGCCAATAGAACTTGGTTTTCTCCAAGTGCTACGATGACGATTGAGGAATTTACGGAAGGCTTACATCAATTTGATTCTAAAATTATCGTACAAAAAAAACAAGAGCTTTTGACGGAACTCGAAGCGGTAAAAATTTTAAAACAAGCAGGCGGAAAATTTGTTGCGAAGTCTAAGTTTTCTAAAAAAGCAATCACTAAAAGAGAGTTGGCAAAACTCATCGAAGAAAGCCTACATCCATTTGATAGAGAGATCGATTTTTCAGGGAATCTAAAAAAATAA
- a CDS encoding AGE family epimerase/isomerase, whose amino-acid sequence MLKIENEIKQEHHTDRDLSQYAKLYQKELLEQIIPFWENNSIDHEFGGFFTCLDRQGKVYDTDKFMWLQGRQVWLFAMLYNKVEQKQEWLDIALHGAEFMLKNGRDAEGNWYFSLNQKGEPLIEPYNIFSDCFAAMAFGELYKATNNSEHKEVAVATYNNIIARKENPKGKWSKAHPGTRDLKNFSLPMILCNLSLLLEEVLGKENVDKMVPPLIEDIMTNFLNKEHGIIMENIYPDGHLCDSFEGRQINPGHGNESMWFLMDLAVRYKNPALIQQCEEILIRTTEFGWDKEFGGIYYFLDIKGHPMQELQWNQKLWWVHIETMISFAKAYKLTGNPKCKEWFLKLHDYTWNHFRDKEFHGEWFGYLTREGKPLLEAKGGKWKGCFHVPRGLYQLWKTLE is encoded by the coding sequence ATGTTGAAAATTGAAAACGAGATCAAACAAGAACATCACACAGACCGTGATTTATCTCAGTATGCCAAATTGTATCAGAAAGAATTATTGGAACAAATCATTCCGTTTTGGGAAAACAATTCGATTGACCACGAATTTGGCGGCTTCTTCACTTGTTTAGACCGACAAGGAAAAGTTTATGATACCGACAAGTTTATGTGGTTGCAAGGCAGGCAAGTTTGGTTATTTGCTATGCTGTACAACAAAGTAGAGCAGAAGCAAGAATGGCTTGACATCGCGCTTCACGGAGCCGAATTCATGCTGAAAAATGGCCGAGATGCGGAGGGCAATTGGTATTTTTCGCTCAATCAAAAAGGGGAACCTTTGATAGAACCCTATAATATTTTCTCCGATTGTTTTGCCGCTATGGCTTTTGGCGAATTGTATAAAGCCACCAACAATTCTGAGCATAAAGAAGTAGCTGTAGCCACTTACAATAACATTATTGCCAGAAAAGAGAATCCAAAAGGGAAATGGAGTAAAGCGCATCCTGGGACAAGAGATTTGAAAAATTTCTCACTTCCAATGATTTTATGCAATCTATCCTTGCTTTTAGAAGAAGTTTTGGGTAAGGAAAATGTGGATAAAATGGTACCACCATTAATCGAGGATATAATGACCAATTTCTTAAACAAAGAACACGGAATCATTATGGAGAACATCTATCCCGATGGCCATCTTTGTGACAGTTTCGAGGGAAGGCAAATCAATCCCGGTCACGGAAATGAATCGATGTGGTTTTTGATGGACTTAGCGGTTCGTTATAAAAATCCTGCGTTGATCCAACAATGTGAGGAAATTTTGATTCGCACTACAGAATTTGGTTGGGACAAAGAGTTTGGCGGCATATACTACTTTTTAGACATCAAAGGACATCCTATGCAAGAGCTGCAATGGAATCAAAAATTGTGGTGGGTGCATATCGAAACGATGATTTCTTTTGCCAAAGCCTACAAATTAACAGGAAATCCAAAATGCAAAGAATGGTTTTTGAAATTACACGACTATACTTGGAATCATTTCCGTGACAAAGAATTTCACGGCGAATGGTTTGGCTATTTAACCCGAGAAGGAAAACCATTGCTTGAGGCCAAAGGCGGAAAATGGAAAGGCTGTTTTCACGTGCCTCGAGGCTTGTACCAATTATGGAAAACCTTAGAATAA